In Rhodovulum sulfidophilum DSM 1374, the following are encoded in one genomic region:
- a CDS encoding host attachment protein, giving the protein MKPFKTLVLVANEREARLLVNRGTGKGLAEVTRFSKAHEIEYADGRGRDQGGATAGRHAMEPPTSLRVQNRESFAADVLGLTAEVWAKGDYDRFVMAAPPKMLGELRNRIEGSLERALAVDIDKDIVGVAAADLPRHFEDVIVF; this is encoded by the coding sequence ATGAAACCGTTCAAGACACTGGTTCTCGTCGCCAATGAGCGCGAGGCGCGTCTGCTGGTCAATCGCGGGACCGGCAAGGGGCTTGCCGAGGTGACCCGGTTTTCGAAGGCGCATGAGATCGAATATGCCGACGGGCGCGGCCGCGACCAGGGCGGCGCGACCGCCGGTCGCCACGCGATGGAGCCGCCGACGAGCCTGCGGGTCCAGAACCGCGAGAGCTTCGCGGCGGATGTGCTGGGCCTCACCGCCGAGGTCTGGGCCAAGGGCGATTACGACCGTTTCGTGATGGCGGCGCCGCCGAAGATGCTCGGCGAATTGCGCAACCGGATCGAGGGCTCGCTGGAACGGGCGCTGGCGGTCGATATCGACAAGGACATCGTGGGGGTTGCAGCGGCGGACCTGCCTCGCCATTTCGAGGATGTGATCGTGTTCTGA
- a CDS encoding M3 family oligoendopeptidase: MRIASPRPVFDANASAGGALGDLPEWDLSDLYAAPDAPEIARDMGWLEQECAAFAADYEGRLAGLDAAGMLSCITRYEAIDRVAGRIMSYAGLRYYQNTMDAGRAKFLSDCQDRITNYTTPLVFFSLEFNRIADDAYEALFAADAALTRYKPVFDRMRATRPYQLSDELEKFLHDQSVVGASAWNKLFDETIAGLEFEVEGEDAPLGIEATLNLLTDPARDRREAGARALAEVFGANIKTFARVHNTLAKEKEIEDRWRKMPTPQTGRHLSNHVEPEVVEALRNAVVAAYPKLSHRYYALKAKWLGLDKLQVWDRNAPLPIEEQKTVGWEAAKATVMEAYSEFSPKMAEIAEPFFDRGWIDAGVKPGKAPGAFAHPTVTDVHPYVMLNYLGKPRDVMTLAHELGHGVHQVLAAGQGELLASTPLTLAETASVFGEMLTFRKLLAGATTQAQKKTLLAGKVEDMINTVVRQIAFYDFECKLHEARRGGELTPEDINDIWMSVQGESLGPVFEFMPGYETFWSYVPHFVHSPFYVYAYAFGDGLVNALYAVYEESGAGFQDKYFEMLKAGGSKHHKDLLAPFGLDASDPAFWDKGLSMISGMIDELEAMED; the protein is encoded by the coding sequence ATGCGCATCGCATCGCCCCGCCCCGTCTTTGACGCCAATGCCAGCGCCGGCGGCGCGCTGGGAGACCTGCCGGAATGGGATCTGTCCGATCTCTATGCCGCGCCCGACGCGCCCGAAATCGCCCGCGACATGGGCTGGCTGGAACAGGAATGCGCGGCCTTCGCGGCCGATTACGAGGGCAGGCTGGCCGGGCTCGACGCCGCCGGGATGCTGAGCTGCATCACCCGCTACGAGGCCATCGACCGCGTGGCCGGGCGGATCATGTCCTATGCCGGGCTGCGCTATTACCAGAACACCATGGATGCCGGCCGCGCCAAGTTCCTGTCGGACTGTCAGGACCGGATCACCAACTATACCACGCCGCTCGTGTTCTTCTCGCTGGAATTCAACCGGATCGCGGATGACGCCTATGAGGCGCTCTTTGCCGCCGATGCCGCGCTGACGCGCTACAAGCCGGTCTTCGACCGGATGCGGGCGACGCGGCCCTATCAGCTGTCGGACGAGCTGGAGAAATTCCTGCATGACCAGTCGGTGGTGGGCGCGAGCGCCTGGAACAAGCTGTTCGACGAGACCATCGCCGGGCTGGAATTCGAGGTCGAGGGCGAGGACGCGCCGCTGGGCATCGAGGCCACGCTGAACCTGCTGACCGATCCCGCGCGCGACAGGCGCGAGGCCGGGGCGCGCGCGCTGGCCGAGGTCTTCGGCGCCAATATCAAGACCTTCGCCCGGGTCCACAACACGCTGGCCAAGGAGAAGGAGATCGAGGACCGCTGGCGCAAGATGCCGACGCCGCAGACCGGGCGGCACCTGTCGAACCATGTCGAACCCGAAGTGGTCGAGGCGCTTCGCAATGCCGTGGTCGCGGCCTATCCCAAGCTCTCGCATCGCTATTACGCGCTGAAGGCGAAATGGCTGGGGCTCGACAAGCTGCAGGTCTGGGACCGCAACGCGCCGCTGCCGATCGAAGAGCAGAAAACCGTCGGCTGGGAGGCCGCGAAGGCCACCGTTATGGAGGCCTATTCCGAATTCTCGCCGAAGATGGCCGAGATCGCCGAGCCCTTCTTCGACAGGGGCTGGATCGATGCGGGCGTCAAGCCCGGCAAGGCGCCCGGCGCCTTCGCCCATCCGACCGTGACCGACGTGCACCCCTATGTGATGCTGAACTACCTGGGCAAGCCGCGCGACGTGATGACGCTCGCCCATGAGCTGGGCCATGGCGTCCATCAGGTGCTGGCCGCCGGTCAGGGCGAGCTGCTGGCCTCGACGCCGCTGACCCTGGCCGAGACCGCCAGCGTGTTCGGCGAGATGCTGACCTTCCGCAAGCTGCTGGCAGGCGCCACGACGCAGGCCCAGAAGAAGACGCTGCTGGCCGGCAAGGTCGAGGACATGATCAACACGGTCGTGCGCCAGATCGCCTTCTACGATTTCGAGTGCAAGCTGCACGAGGCCCGGCGCGGCGGCGAGCTGACGCCCGAGGACATCAACGATATCTGGATGAGCGTGCAGGGCGAGAGCCTGGGGCCGGTCTTCGAATTCATGCCGGGCTACGAGACCTTCTGGTCCTACGTGCCGCATTTCGTGCATTCGCCCTTCTACGTCTATGCCTATGCCTTCGGCGACGGGCTGGTGAACGCGCTTTACGCGGTCTATGAGGAAAGCGGCGCGGGCTTCCAGGACAAGTATTTCGAGATGCTGAAGGCGGGCGGGTCCAAGCACCACAAGGATCTGCTGGCGCCGTTCGGGCTCGATGCCTCGGACCCCGCCTTCTGGGACAAGGGGCTGTCGATGATCTCGGGCATGATCGACGAACTGGAAGCGATGGAAGACTGA
- a CDS encoding ATP-dependent DNA ligase yields the protein MKRFAALFTALDRTTRTTAKVEALAAYLAEAPEPDRLWTVALLSGRRPRRAVTATRLREWAAERAGLPLWLFEECYPVVGDLAETIALVLPPPVQDSDRSLSARMTDILAMARMDEPARKAGILKAWDSLGGPERFLFTKLLTGGFRVGVSQTLMTRALARATGQDEAELAHRLMGDWTPATTSWQALIEAPDPAAALSRPYPFYLAYQIEGPPETLGAPGDWIAEYKWDGIRGQLIARGGVHFLWSRGEDLITGRFPELAVARDFLPAGTVLDGEILAWKDGRPLPFAALQTRIGRKTLSKRLLAETPAAFLAYDLLEDGGTDIRPRPLAERRARLEQIIAGMPPGGPLRLSQALPFDDWEDLARTRGAARAAEAEGVMLKRADAPYLAGRRKGDWWKWKLDPLTVDAVMIYAQAGHGRRATLYTDFTFAVWDSDRLVPVTKAYSGLTDAEFREITAWVRKNTLQRFGPVRQVAPELVFEIAFEGIRASPRHKSGLALRFPRMLRWRRDKPAAEADRLDTLKALLGAAGGETTPGA from the coding sequence ATGAAACGCTTCGCCGCCCTTTTCACCGCGCTCGACCGCACCACCCGCACCACCGCCAAGGTCGAGGCGCTGGCCGCCTATCTGGCCGAGGCGCCCGAGCCCGACCGGCTCTGGACCGTGGCGCTTCTGTCGGGGCGGCGGCCGCGCCGGGCGGTGACGGCGACGCGGCTGCGGGAATGGGCGGCCGAGCGGGCGGGCCTGCCGCTCTGGCTGTTCGAGGAATGCTATCCGGTGGTGGGCGATCTGGCCGAGACCATCGCGCTGGTCCTGCCGCCGCCCGTCCAGGACAGCGACCGGAGCCTGTCGGCGCGCATGACCGACATCCTCGCCATGGCGCGGATGGACGAGCCCGCCCGAAAGGCCGGGATCCTCAAGGCCTGGGACAGCCTCGGCGGACCCGAGCGGTTCCTGTTCACCAAGCTTCTGACCGGCGGGTTCCGTGTCGGCGTGAGCCAGACCCTGATGACCCGCGCGCTGGCCCGCGCCACCGGGCAGGACGAGGCCGAGCTGGCGCACCGGCTGATGGGCGACTGGACGCCCGCGACGACAAGCTGGCAGGCCCTGATCGAGGCGCCCGACCCGGCGGCGGCGCTGTCGCGCCCCTATCCGTTCTATCTGGCCTATCAGATCGAGGGCCCGCCCGAGACGTTGGGCGCACCCGGCGACTGGATCGCCGAATACAAATGGGACGGCATCCGCGGCCAGCTGATCGCGCGCGGCGGGGTGCATTTCCTCTGGTCGCGCGGCGAGGACCTGATCACCGGGCGGTTCCCCGAACTGGCCGTCGCCCGCGATTTCCTGCCCGCAGGCACCGTACTGGATGGCGAGATCCTGGCCTGGAAGGACGGCCGCCCCCTGCCCTTTGCCGCGCTGCAGACCCGGATCGGTCGCAAGACGCTGTCGAAACGGCTGCTGGCCGAAACCCCGGCCGCGTTTCTCGCCTATGATCTGCTGGAGGACGGCGGCACCGACATCCGCCCCCGCCCGCTGGCCGAGCGCCGCGCGCGGCTGGAACAGATCATCGCCGGTATGCCGCCCGGCGGGCCGCTGCGCCTTTCGCAGGCCCTGCCCTTCGACGACTGGGAGGATCTGGCCCGGACCCGGGGCGCGGCACGCGCGGCCGAGGCCGAAGGCGTGATGCTGAAACGCGCCGACGCGCCCTATCTGGCCGGTCGCAGGAAAGGCGACTGGTGGAAATGGAAACTCGACCCGCTGACCGTCGACGCGGTGATGATCTATGCCCAGGCGGGCCACGGGCGGCGCGCGACGCTTTACACCGATTTCACCTTCGCGGTCTGGGACAGCGACAGGCTGGTGCCGGTGACCAAGGCCTATTCCGGCCTCACCGATGCCGAATTCCGCGAGATCACCGCCTGGGTCCGGAAGAACACGCTTCAGCGCTTCGGCCCGGTGCGGCAGGTCGCGCCCGAGCTGGTCTTCGAGATCGCCTTCGAGGGCATCCGGGCCAGTCCGCGCCACAAATCCGGCCTTGCCCTGCGCTTTCCCCGGATGCTGCGCTGGCGCCGCGACAAGCCCGCGGCCGAGGCCGACAGGCTCGACACCCTGAAGGCGCTGCTGGGCGCTGCCGGCGGCGAGACGACGCCCGGCGCTTGA
- a CDS encoding DUF4389 domain-containing protein — translation MTDTNSTLNEGAQASDAQDKGYRPALIRGAWMLLMLALFYAAQMIMIIAAILQFGWLLFAKEENERIAEFGDKLANWMAIAARYLTVAGDAKPFPWTDWK, via the coding sequence ATGACCGATACCAACTCGACGCTGAACGAGGGCGCGCAGGCATCGGACGCCCAGGACAAGGGCTACCGTCCCGCGCTGATCCGGGGGGCCTGGATGCTCTTGATGCTGGCCCTCTTCTACGCCGCGCAGATGATCATGATCATCGCGGCGATACTGCAATTCGGCTGGCTTCTCTTCGCCAAGGAGGAGAACGAGCGGATTGCCGAGTTCGGCGACAAGCTCGCCAACTGGATGGCGATTGCCGCGCGCTACCTGACGGTGGCGGGCGACGCGAAACCTTTCCCCTGGACCGACTGGAAATAA
- a CDS encoding ABC transporter permease, which produces MTGPATDTAASGPVLAADGAPLKRSLRRALRAQKLRALMLIAPLLVFVLVTFIAPIADMLFRSVENQIVSDTLPRTAREIRDYDPDSGQMPSDRVLAAFTYDLVAAAERKQHTRLGSRLNYEYSGISSLFRKTGRRVDDFGESYLDQFVAVDPAWEEPATWVALMADPDWTASYRAWSAARDAAKAAGEPFALAQPLFALRDGVAEVLPETASAYAEFARIVQVEDDDDPAAEEPWAPVYLALYRDLLHIGPGAVARLGPEAEAMLDAAHDAVEDFAPVDLSGLYLKADRDWADPGVWGTIRAFSPAYTPGYFLNAVDLRLTADGIAAQPEDRQIYIMLFERTLFMSLAIMGSCVLLGYPIAYLLSNLPLRTSNLLMILVLLPFWTSLLVRTSAWKVLLQQQGVINDILVWLGIVSNSGRLILINNQTGTIIAMTHILLPFMILPLYSVMKTIPPSYVRAAKSLGATNWTAFWRVYFPQSVPGIGAGCILVFILAIGYYITPELVGGTSGTFISNRIAYHISSSLNWGLAAALGAILLGVVLILYWAYDKLVGIDNVSLG; this is translated from the coding sequence TGACCGGGCCCGCCACGGATACCGCCGCATCCGGCCCCGTCCTTGCCGCCGATGGCGCGCCGCTGAAACGCAGCCTGCGCCGCGCGCTTAGGGCTCAGAAGCTGCGGGCGCTGATGCTGATCGCGCCGCTTCTGGTCTTCGTGCTGGTCACCTTCATCGCGCCGATTGCCGACATGCTGTTCCGCTCGGTCGAGAACCAGATCGTCTCGGACACGCTGCCGCGCACCGCCCGCGAGATCCGCGATTACGACCCCGACAGCGGGCAGATGCCCTCCGACAGGGTGCTGGCGGCCTTCACCTACGATCTGGTCGCCGCCGCCGAGCGCAAGCAGCATACCCGGCTCGGCTCGCGGCTGAATTACGAATATTCCGGCATTTCCTCGCTGTTCCGCAAGACCGGCCGCCGGGTCGACGATTTCGGCGAGAGCTATCTCGACCAGTTCGTCGCGGTCGATCCCGCCTGGGAAGAGCCCGCGACCTGGGTCGCGCTGATGGCCGATCCGGACTGGACCGCGAGCTACCGCGCCTGGAGCGCGGCGCGCGATGCCGCGAAGGCCGCGGGCGAGCCCTTCGCCCTGGCCCAGCCGCTGTTCGCGCTTCGCGACGGGGTGGCGGAAGTGCTGCCCGAAACCGCCAGCGCCTATGCCGAATTCGCCCGCATCGTTCAGGTCGAGGACGATGACGATCCGGCCGCCGAAGAGCCCTGGGCGCCGGTCTATCTGGCGCTGTACCGCGACCTTCTGCATATCGGGCCGGGCGCCGTCGCCCGGCTTGGCCCCGAGGCCGAGGCAATGCTCGATGCCGCCCATGACGCGGTCGAGGATTTCGCACCGGTCGATCTGTCCGGGCTGTATCTGAAAGCCGACAGGGACTGGGCCGATCCCGGGGTCTGGGGCACGATCAGGGCCTTCTCGCCCGCCTATACGCCCGGCTATTTCCTGAACGCGGTCGATCTGCGACTGACCGCCGACGGGATTGCCGCCCAGCCCGAGGACCGGCAGATCTACATCATGCTGTTCGAGCGGACGCTGTTCATGAGCCTCGCGATCATGGGCTCCTGCGTGCTGCTGGGCTATCCGATCGCCTATCTGCTGTCGAACCTGCCGCTCCGGACCTCGAACCTCCTGATGATCCTGGTGCTCCTGCCGTTCTGGACCTCGCTTCTGGTGAGGACCTCGGCCTGGAAGGTGCTTCTGCAGCAGCAGGGGGTGATCAACGACATCCTCGTCTGGCTGGGGATCGTGTCGAACAGCGGGCGGCTGATCCTGATCAACAACCAGACCGGCACCATCATCGCGATGACCCATATCCTGCTGCCCTTCATGATCCTGCCGCTCTATTCGGTGATGAAGACCATTCCGCCCTCCTATGTGCGGGCCGCGAAAAGCCTCGGCGCCACCAACTGGACGGCGTTCTGGCGGGTCTATTTCCCGCAATCGGTGCCCGGCATCGGCGCGGGCTGCATCCTCGTCTTCATCCTGGCCATCGGCTATTACATCACGCCCGAACTGGTCGGCGGCACCTCGGGCACCTTCATCTCGAACCGGATCGCCTATCACATTTCCAGCTCGCTCAACTGGGGCCTCGCGGCCGCGCTGGGCGCGATCCTGCTGGGTGTCGTGCTGATCCTTTACTGGGCCTATGACAAGCTCGTGGGCATCGACAACGTGAGCCTGGGGTAA